A portion of the Pseudarthrobacter sp. L1SW genome contains these proteins:
- a CDS encoding agmatine/peptidylarginine deiminase, whose translation MPFIYSSAAVPAAAPAFTLEAAPARMPAEWETHQRTWMAFPPPNDTFGPTGSPALDRARAAWSSVARTISRYEPVTVLADPRDASAAREWLGEGITVVEIPLDDAWLRDSGPTFTRRPDGTVAAVDWTFNGWGAQHWAQWSKDRHVGRSVAAQAGVPVLPSSLVNEGGGFHVDGEGTVLLTETVQLDPRRNPGATKDSVEAEIHAALGSAKAIWLPRGLTRDYGEFGTRGHVDIVAAFAGPGTVLLHRQDNPAHPDYEVYRELHAVLAGQTDAQGRPLRIIDVPAPTALEDGEGFVDWSYINHYVANDAVVLCGFDDPNDAVAAGILERAYPGRTVELVDARDIFAFGGGIHCITQQQPVPARRQDAAA comes from the coding sequence ATGCCATTCATTTATTCTTCCGCCGCCGTCCCGGCTGCCGCACCTGCATTCACGCTGGAGGCAGCCCCCGCCCGCATGCCGGCTGAGTGGGAAACCCACCAGCGCACCTGGATGGCCTTTCCGCCGCCCAACGACACCTTCGGCCCGACCGGCAGCCCTGCCCTGGACCGGGCCCGTGCGGCCTGGTCCAGCGTTGCGCGCACCATCAGCCGCTATGAGCCGGTGACCGTGCTGGCCGATCCCCGTGACGCATCAGCTGCCAGGGAGTGGCTCGGGGAGGGCATCACCGTAGTCGAAATTCCGCTCGACGACGCCTGGCTCCGGGACAGCGGGCCTACCTTCACCCGCCGTCCGGACGGTACCGTGGCCGCCGTCGACTGGACGTTCAACGGCTGGGGCGCACAGCACTGGGCGCAATGGAGCAAGGACCGGCACGTGGGCCGGTCTGTCGCGGCGCAGGCCGGGGTACCGGTCCTTCCGAGTTCGCTGGTTAATGAGGGCGGAGGCTTCCACGTGGACGGGGAGGGGACGGTCCTCCTCACGGAAACGGTGCAGCTGGACCCGCGACGGAATCCAGGCGCCACCAAGGATTCCGTTGAAGCTGAAATCCACGCCGCCCTGGGATCCGCCAAGGCCATCTGGCTGCCCCGCGGGCTCACCCGCGACTACGGTGAATTCGGCACCCGCGGGCATGTGGACATCGTGGCTGCCTTCGCCGGACCCGGCACTGTCCTGCTGCACCGCCAGGACAATCCCGCCCACCCCGACTACGAGGTCTACCGGGAGCTCCATGCCGTCCTTGCGGGGCAGACGGACGCCCAGGGCCGGCCGCTGCGCATCATCGACGTTCCCGCACCCACCGCCCTTGAGGACGGGGAGGGGTTCGTGGACTGGTCCTACATCAACCATTACGTGGCCAATGATGCAGTAGTGCTCTGCGGCTTTGACGACCCGAACGACGCCGTTGCGGCAGGAATCCTCGAACGGGCCTATCCGGGACGCACCGTAGAACTGGTGGACGCGCGGGACATCTTCGCGTTTGGCGGCGGCATCCACTGCATCACCCAGCAGCAGCCGGTGCCAGCCCGGCGGCAGGACGCAGCAGCATGA
- a CDS encoding alpha/beta fold hydrolase — protein sequence MDIILVPGFWLDASSWQEVVPTLEAAGHRPHPLTLPGLESVDADRAGISLQDHIDFVVAAIDALEGKVVLVGHSGGGAIIHGALDARPNRVERAIYVDSGPLGEGDVINNELPADGNDIPLPPWDGFEDADLIDLDDGLRKAFRARAIPQPKGVAYGKQHLHDTRRYDVPATVIACEFPSSLLREWIDAGHPFVAELARVSDVEFVDLPTGHWPQFTKPAELAQAILAAVDRTGQPAGR from the coding sequence ATGGACATCATCCTGGTACCCGGTTTCTGGTTGGATGCCTCTTCATGGCAGGAGGTGGTTCCGACGCTCGAGGCGGCGGGACACCGGCCGCATCCGCTCACGCTGCCCGGACTTGAATCCGTCGACGCGGACCGGGCGGGCATCAGCCTGCAGGACCACATCGACTTTGTGGTTGCCGCCATTGACGCGCTTGAGGGCAAGGTGGTCCTGGTGGGCCACTCCGGGGGCGGCGCCATCATCCACGGCGCGCTGGACGCGCGCCCCAACCGGGTGGAACGCGCCATCTACGTGGACAGCGGCCCGCTGGGTGAAGGCGACGTGATCAACAATGAACTGCCGGCCGACGGCAACGACATTCCGCTGCCGCCGTGGGACGGCTTCGAGGACGCCGACCTCATTGACCTCGACGACGGACTGCGGAAAGCATTCCGCGCACGTGCAATCCCGCAACCCAAGGGAGTGGCCTACGGCAAGCAGCACCTGCACGACACCCGCCGGTACGACGTCCCCGCCACAGTGATTGCGTGCGAGTTCCCCTCCTCGCTGCTGCGCGAATGGATCGACGCCGGCCACCCCTTTGTTGCCGAACTGGCGCGGGTCAGTGACGTGGAGTTCGTGGACCTTCCCACCGGACACTGGCCCCAGTTCACCAAGCCGGCGGAACTTGCCCAGGCAATCCTCGCAGCAGTGGACCGGACGGGCCAGCCCGCCGGGCGGTAA